One genomic region from Capra hircus breed San Clemente chromosome 18, ASM170441v1, whole genome shotgun sequence encodes:
- the MT3 gene encoding metallothionein-3 produces MDPETCPCPTGGSCTCSDSCKCEGCTCASSKKSCCSCCPAECEKCAKDCVCKGGEGAEAEEKKCSCCQ; encoded by the exons ATGGACCCTGAGACCTGCCCCTGCCCTACTG gcgGCTCCTGCACCTGCTCCGACTCCTGCAAGTGCGAGGGCTGCACATGTGCCTCCAGCAAGAAGA gctgctgctcctgctgccccGCAGAGTGTGAGAAATGTGCCAAGGATTGTGTGTGCAAAGGTGGAGAGGGGGCCGAAGCTGAGGAGAAGAAGTGTAGCTGCTGCCAGTGA